In the genome of Nyctibius grandis isolate bNycGra1 chromosome 18, bNycGra1.pri, whole genome shotgun sequence, one region contains:
- the LIG3 gene encoding DNA ligase 3 isoform X1 — protein sequence MPTGSRTLSQAARALGRGTGLFSYHTQVSLPRPYLCCVGLPGASPSYWYQLLLRSVSLQSAGRNQGGGAGAFHFSLLLNTWLRQACTAAEDMAEQRYCVDYAKRGTAGCKKCKEKIVKGMVRIGKIVPNPFTESGGDMKEWYHVKCIFEKLEKARATTKKIEDITDLEGWEELQDGEKELINKHISEANSKAAGTPKKKVIVQAKLTATGQITTKDPLALVTPSPKKFSGFTAKPKNSEDVSANSSHKSSLSAKKCDPKHKDCLLREFRKLCAMVAEKPSYNVKTQIIQDFLKKGSGGDGFHGDVYLTIKLLLPGVIKIVYNLNDKQIVKLFSRIFNCSQEEMVRDLEQGDVSETVRLFFEQSKSCPPAAKSLLTVQEVDEFLIQLSKLTKEDDQQSVLQHITRRCTGNDLKCIIRLIKHDLKMNAGAKHVLDALDPNAYEAFKASRNLQDVVERVLKNQQEAEKMPGLKRTLSVQASLMTPVQPMLAEACKSIEYAMKKCPNGMYAEIKYDGERVQVHKSGDHFSYFSRSLKPVLPHKVAHFKDFIPQAFPGGQSMILDSEVLLIDNKTGKPLPFGTLGVHKKAAFQDANVCLFVFDCIYFNDISLMDRPLCERRKFLHDNMVEIPNRILFSEMKHVTKASDLADMITRVIREGLEGLVLKDTKGNYEPGKRHWLKVKKDYLNEGAMADTADLVVLGAFYGQGSKGGMMSIFLMGCYDPKSEKWCTVTKCSGGHDDATLARLQTELDMVKISKDPSKIPKWLKINKIYYPDFIVPDPKKAPVWEITGAEFSKAEAHTADGISIRFPRCTRIRDDKDWKTATNLQQLKELYQLSKEKADFNVVAGEEDESTAGSSGETEGNSRSSTPHSTNKTPPRKSPAKAQKPEESKAVIGSPQKSEEKRGEKRKASEMDDNGKKTLLDIFTGVKLYLSPSVKDFDKIRRYFIAYDGDLVPEFDTASATHVIGDVDDNPGAKRVSPNWIWECIRKRRLVAPC from the exons ATGCCCACAGGCAGCAGGACGCTATCACAGGCTGCCCGGGCACTCGGCAGGGGCACAGGACTTTTCTCCTACCATACACAGGTCTCCTTACCAAGACCTTACCTTTGCTGTGTTGGCCTCCCTGGGGCCAGCCCCAGTTACTGGTACCAGCTGCTCTTAAGGAGTGTATCTCTCCAGTCCGCAGGCAGAAACCAgggtggtggtgctggggctTTCCATTTCTCCTTGCTCTTGAACACTTGGCTTCGCCAAGCCTGCACAGCTGCAGAGGACATGGCAGAGCAGAGGTACTGTGTAGACTATGCCAAGCGTGGCACGGCAGGCTGCAAGAAGTGCAAGGAGAAGATCGTGAAAGGAATGGTGCGCATTGGAAAGATTGTTCCCAATCCTTTCACGGAGTCTGGCGGGGACATGAAGGAGTGGTACCATGTGAAGTGCATATTTGAGAAGCTAGAGAAGGCCCGGGCCACCACCAAGAAAATCGAAGACATCACAGACTTGGAAGGATGGGAAGAGCTGCAAGATGGGGAGAAAGAATTAATCAACAAGCACATCTCAG AAGCTAATTCCAAGGCTGCAGGTACACCGAAGAAAAAAGTGATAGTCCAAGCTAAGCTCACTGCTACAGGACAAATAACCACAAAAGATCCGTTGGCTCTCGTCACTCCATCACCAAAGAAGTTCTCTGGCTTCACAG CCAAGCCAAAGAATTCAGAAGATGTCTCTGCAAATTCTTCCCACAAGTCTAGTCTATCTGCAAAGAAGTGTGATCCGAAGCACAAGGACTGCTTGCTGCGAGAGTTCAGGAAGCTCTGTGCCATGGTTGCTGAAAAGCCTAGCTATAATGTGAAAACGCAGATCATCCAGGATTTTCTGAAGAAGGGATCTGGAGGAG atgGTTTTCATGGTGACGTATACCTGACCATTAAGCTGCTGTTACCAGGCGTCATTAAAATTGTTTACAACTTGAATGATAAGCAGATTGTAAAGCTGTTTAGTAGGATTTTTAACTGCAGCCAAGAAGAAATGGTCCGGGACCTGGAACAG GGAGATGTCTCCGAGACCGTACGCCTCTTCTTTGAACAAAGCAAGTCTTGTCCTCCAGCAGCAAAAAGTCTCCTGACCGTCCAAGAGGTAGATGAATTCCTAATCCAGCTATCAAAGCTTACTAAGGAAGATGACCAGCAAAGTGTGCTGCAACATATCACTCGCAG ATGTACAGGCAACGACCTGAAATGCATCATCAGGCTAATTAAGCATGACTTGAAAATGAATGCTGGAGCAAAGCATGT GTTGGATGCTTTGGACCCCAATGCTTACGAGGCGTTCAAAGCGTCACGCAACCTCCAGGATGTGGTAGAGCGAGTCCTGAAGAACCAGCAGGAGGCTGAGAAGATGCCAGGTCTGAAGCGAACCCTCAGCGTGCAGGCCTCTCTGATGACCCCGGTTCAGCCCATGCTG GCTGAAGCCTGCAAGTCAATTGAGTATGCCATGAAGAAGTGCCCAAATGGCATGTATGCAGAGATCAAATATGATGGCGAGCGGGTGCAGGTCCATAAAAGTGGAGATCATTTCAGCTACTTCAGCAGAAGCCTCAAACCTGTCCTTCCACATAAA gtaGCCCATTTTAAGGACTTCATCCCCCAGGCTTTCCCTGGTGGGCAAAGTATGATCTTGGATTCAGAAGTTCTTCTGATTGACAACAAAACTGGCAAGCCACTTCCTTTTGGGACTCTTGGTGTgcacaag aaagctgctttccaaGATGCCaatgtttgcttgtttgtgttTGACTGCATCTATTTCAATGACATCAGCCTGATGGACAG GCCTCTGTGTGAACGTCGCAAGTTTCTCCACGATAACATGGTTGAAATCCCCAACAGGATCCTCTTCTCCGAGATGAAGCATGTCACA aaagcttCAGATCTGGCAGATATGATCACCCGAGTCATCCGTGAGGGACTGGAAGGACTGGTGTTGAAGGATACAAAG GGTAATTATGAACCAGGAAAACGACACTGGCTGAAAGTGAAAAAGGACTACCTAAATGAGGGTGCGATGGCTGACACAGCAGACCTGGTGGTGCTGGGAGCTTTCTACGGACAAGGCAGTAAAG GTGGGATGATGTCCATCTTCCTCATGGGCTGCTACGATCCCAAGAGTGAGAAGTGGTGCACTGTGACCAAGTGTTCTGGTGGCCATGATGATGCCACCTTGGCGCGTCTGCAAACAGAGCTGGATATGGTGAAGATCAGCAAG GATCCTAGTAAAATTCCGAAGTGgctaaaaattaacaaaatctATTACCCAGACTTCATTGTTCCAGATCCAAAG AAAGCCCCGGTGTGGGAGATCACAGGGGCTGAGTTCTCTAAAGCTGAAGCCCACACTGCAGATGGGATCTCCATTCGCTTCCCTCGCTGCACCCGCATTCGAGATGACAAAGACTGGAAGACAGCCACCAACCTCCAGCAGCTTAAG GAGCTGTACCAACTCTCCAAAGAGAAGGCTGACTTCAATGTTGTTGCTGGGGAGGAAGATGAGTCCACGGCTGGCAGCAGTGGAGAGACTGAGGGAAATTCCAGGTCTTCCACACCACACAGCACTAATAAAACCCCCCCAAGGAAGTCACCTGCAAAAGCCCAGAAGCCAGAAG agAGCAAAGCAGTCATTGGATCCCCTCAAAAATCAGAGGAGAAAcgaggggagaagagaaaagcatctGAGATGGATGACAATGGAAAAAAG ACACTGCTGGACATATTCACTGGTGTGAAGCTGTACCTGTCGCCCTCTGTGAAGGACTTTGACAAAATCCGGCGGTACTTTATAGCATATGATGGGGATCTCGTGCCAGAGTTTGACACGGCCTCAGCAACACATGTTATAGGGGACGTTGATGACAATCCTGGTGCTAAGCGCGTGTCTCCCAACTGGATCTGGGAATGCATCCGGAAACGGAGACTGGTAGCCCCGTGCTAG
- the LIG3 gene encoding DNA ligase 3 isoform X2: MPTGSRTLSQAARALGRGTGLFSYHTQSAGRNQGGGAGAFHFSLLLNTWLRQACTAAEDMAEQRYCVDYAKRGTAGCKKCKEKIVKGMVRIGKIVPNPFTESGGDMKEWYHVKCIFEKLEKARATTKKIEDITDLEGWEELQDGEKELINKHISEANSKAAGTPKKKVIVQAKLTATGQITTKDPLALVTPSPKKFSGFTAKPKNSEDVSANSSHKSSLSAKKCDPKHKDCLLREFRKLCAMVAEKPSYNVKTQIIQDFLKKGSGGDGFHGDVYLTIKLLLPGVIKIVYNLNDKQIVKLFSRIFNCSQEEMVRDLEQGDVSETVRLFFEQSKSCPPAAKSLLTVQEVDEFLIQLSKLTKEDDQQSVLQHITRRCTGNDLKCIIRLIKHDLKMNAGAKHVLDALDPNAYEAFKASRNLQDVVERVLKNQQEAEKMPGLKRTLSVQASLMTPVQPMLAEACKSIEYAMKKCPNGMYAEIKYDGERVQVHKSGDHFSYFSRSLKPVLPHKVAHFKDFIPQAFPGGQSMILDSEVLLIDNKTGKPLPFGTLGVHKKAAFQDANVCLFVFDCIYFNDISLMDRPLCERRKFLHDNMVEIPNRILFSEMKHVTKASDLADMITRVIREGLEGLVLKDTKGNYEPGKRHWLKVKKDYLNEGAMADTADLVVLGAFYGQGSKGGMMSIFLMGCYDPKSEKWCTVTKCSGGHDDATLARLQTELDMVKISKDPSKIPKWLKINKIYYPDFIVPDPKKAPVWEITGAEFSKAEAHTADGISIRFPRCTRIRDDKDWKTATNLQQLKELYQLSKEKADFNVVAGEEDESTAGSSGETEGNSRSSTPHSTNKTPPRKSPAKAQKPEESKAVIGSPQKSEEKRGEKRKASEMDDNGKKTLLDIFTGVKLYLSPSVKDFDKIRRYFIAYDGDLVPEFDTASATHVIGDVDDNPGAKRVSPNWIWECIRKRRLVAPC, encoded by the exons ATGCCCACAGGCAGCAGGACGCTATCACAGGCTGCCCGGGCACTCGGCAGGGGCACAGGACTTTTCTCCTACCATACACAG TCCGCAGGCAGAAACCAgggtggtggtgctggggctTTCCATTTCTCCTTGCTCTTGAACACTTGGCTTCGCCAAGCCTGCACAGCTGCAGAGGACATGGCAGAGCAGAGGTACTGTGTAGACTATGCCAAGCGTGGCACGGCAGGCTGCAAGAAGTGCAAGGAGAAGATCGTGAAAGGAATGGTGCGCATTGGAAAGATTGTTCCCAATCCTTTCACGGAGTCTGGCGGGGACATGAAGGAGTGGTACCATGTGAAGTGCATATTTGAGAAGCTAGAGAAGGCCCGGGCCACCACCAAGAAAATCGAAGACATCACAGACTTGGAAGGATGGGAAGAGCTGCAAGATGGGGAGAAAGAATTAATCAACAAGCACATCTCAG AAGCTAATTCCAAGGCTGCAGGTACACCGAAGAAAAAAGTGATAGTCCAAGCTAAGCTCACTGCTACAGGACAAATAACCACAAAAGATCCGTTGGCTCTCGTCACTCCATCACCAAAGAAGTTCTCTGGCTTCACAG CCAAGCCAAAGAATTCAGAAGATGTCTCTGCAAATTCTTCCCACAAGTCTAGTCTATCTGCAAAGAAGTGTGATCCGAAGCACAAGGACTGCTTGCTGCGAGAGTTCAGGAAGCTCTGTGCCATGGTTGCTGAAAAGCCTAGCTATAATGTGAAAACGCAGATCATCCAGGATTTTCTGAAGAAGGGATCTGGAGGAG atgGTTTTCATGGTGACGTATACCTGACCATTAAGCTGCTGTTACCAGGCGTCATTAAAATTGTTTACAACTTGAATGATAAGCAGATTGTAAAGCTGTTTAGTAGGATTTTTAACTGCAGCCAAGAAGAAATGGTCCGGGACCTGGAACAG GGAGATGTCTCCGAGACCGTACGCCTCTTCTTTGAACAAAGCAAGTCTTGTCCTCCAGCAGCAAAAAGTCTCCTGACCGTCCAAGAGGTAGATGAATTCCTAATCCAGCTATCAAAGCTTACTAAGGAAGATGACCAGCAAAGTGTGCTGCAACATATCACTCGCAG ATGTACAGGCAACGACCTGAAATGCATCATCAGGCTAATTAAGCATGACTTGAAAATGAATGCTGGAGCAAAGCATGT GTTGGATGCTTTGGACCCCAATGCTTACGAGGCGTTCAAAGCGTCACGCAACCTCCAGGATGTGGTAGAGCGAGTCCTGAAGAACCAGCAGGAGGCTGAGAAGATGCCAGGTCTGAAGCGAACCCTCAGCGTGCAGGCCTCTCTGATGACCCCGGTTCAGCCCATGCTG GCTGAAGCCTGCAAGTCAATTGAGTATGCCATGAAGAAGTGCCCAAATGGCATGTATGCAGAGATCAAATATGATGGCGAGCGGGTGCAGGTCCATAAAAGTGGAGATCATTTCAGCTACTTCAGCAGAAGCCTCAAACCTGTCCTTCCACATAAA gtaGCCCATTTTAAGGACTTCATCCCCCAGGCTTTCCCTGGTGGGCAAAGTATGATCTTGGATTCAGAAGTTCTTCTGATTGACAACAAAACTGGCAAGCCACTTCCTTTTGGGACTCTTGGTGTgcacaag aaagctgctttccaaGATGCCaatgtttgcttgtttgtgttTGACTGCATCTATTTCAATGACATCAGCCTGATGGACAG GCCTCTGTGTGAACGTCGCAAGTTTCTCCACGATAACATGGTTGAAATCCCCAACAGGATCCTCTTCTCCGAGATGAAGCATGTCACA aaagcttCAGATCTGGCAGATATGATCACCCGAGTCATCCGTGAGGGACTGGAAGGACTGGTGTTGAAGGATACAAAG GGTAATTATGAACCAGGAAAACGACACTGGCTGAAAGTGAAAAAGGACTACCTAAATGAGGGTGCGATGGCTGACACAGCAGACCTGGTGGTGCTGGGAGCTTTCTACGGACAAGGCAGTAAAG GTGGGATGATGTCCATCTTCCTCATGGGCTGCTACGATCCCAAGAGTGAGAAGTGGTGCACTGTGACCAAGTGTTCTGGTGGCCATGATGATGCCACCTTGGCGCGTCTGCAAACAGAGCTGGATATGGTGAAGATCAGCAAG GATCCTAGTAAAATTCCGAAGTGgctaaaaattaacaaaatctATTACCCAGACTTCATTGTTCCAGATCCAAAG AAAGCCCCGGTGTGGGAGATCACAGGGGCTGAGTTCTCTAAAGCTGAAGCCCACACTGCAGATGGGATCTCCATTCGCTTCCCTCGCTGCACCCGCATTCGAGATGACAAAGACTGGAAGACAGCCACCAACCTCCAGCAGCTTAAG GAGCTGTACCAACTCTCCAAAGAGAAGGCTGACTTCAATGTTGTTGCTGGGGAGGAAGATGAGTCCACGGCTGGCAGCAGTGGAGAGACTGAGGGAAATTCCAGGTCTTCCACACCACACAGCACTAATAAAACCCCCCCAAGGAAGTCACCTGCAAAAGCCCAGAAGCCAGAAG agAGCAAAGCAGTCATTGGATCCCCTCAAAAATCAGAGGAGAAAcgaggggagaagagaaaagcatctGAGATGGATGACAATGGAAAAAAG ACACTGCTGGACATATTCACTGGTGTGAAGCTGTACCTGTCGCCCTCTGTGAAGGACTTTGACAAAATCCGGCGGTACTTTATAGCATATGATGGGGATCTCGTGCCAGAGTTTGACACGGCCTCAGCAACACATGTTATAGGGGACGTTGATGACAATCCTGGTGCTAAGCGCGTGTCTCCCAACTGGATCTGGGAATGCATCCGGAAACGGAGACTGGTAGCCCCGTGCTAG
- the RFFL gene encoding E3 ubiquitin-protein ligase rififylin: protein MSASCCNWFCLDGSPEEIEPQPEQGEGAEAYSNPGYSSCPSPTAYEPSCKTCGVHLLSIPRKNTCLDCKKKFCRSCSSQREGGPLLCYLCRRFRATAFQREELMKMKVKDLRDYLARHEISTELCREKEDLVFLILGQQPIITEEDQIRTSPINTSASGQQDFVILPPTSTASSTSPDASPVSADPTSSSPAQEHEQADGSVPPSQDGTTGVENAAEAPAEEETQPTDSEDNLVRRKASLSDLTSVGDIDALSVRQLKEILARNFVNYKGCCERWELLERVTHLYKEKDLQHLVSDTDNQTGGAGLPDMEDNLCKICMDAPIDCVLLECGHMVTCTKCGKQMNICPICRQYVIRPVHVFKS from the exons ATGTCGGCAAGCTGTTGTAACTGGTTTTGTCTGGATGGCTCACCCGAAGAGATAGAGCCGCAGCcggagcagggagagggagcCGAAGCCTATTCCAACCCTGGGTACAGCTCCTGCCCGTCTCCCACTGCTTATGAGCCGAGCTGCAAAACCTGTGGGGTGCACCTCCTCAGCATTCCTCGGAAG AACACCTGCTTGGACTGTAAGAAGAAGTTTTGTAGGTCCTGCTCCAGCCAGCGTGAAGGCGGCCCCCTTCTCTGCTATCTATGCCGGCGTTTCCGAGCCACAGCTTTTCAGCGGGAAGAGCTGATGAAGATGAAGGTGAAGGATCTGCGAGACTATTTGGCACGCCATGAGATTTCCACAGAGCTGTGTCGTGAAAAGGAGGACCTGGTATTTCTGATTCTTGGCCAGCAGCCTATAATTACCGAGGAAGATCAGATAAGAACAAGCCCAATTAATACTAGTGCCTCTGGACAGCAAGACTTTGTGATTCTCCCACCGACCAGCACAGCATCTTCTACCTCACCTGATGCGTCTCCCGTGTCTGCGGATCCCACCTCAAGTTCACCAGCTCAGGAACATGAACAG GCAGATGGTTCTGTGCCTCCAAGCCAAGACGGTACGACGGGAGTTGAGAATGCAGCGGAAGCAccagcagaggaggagacacAG CCCACCGACTCAGAAGATAACCTGGTGCGGAGGAAGGCTTCGCTCTCTGATCTAACAAGCGTTGGAGACATCGATGCACTCTCTGTGCGACAGCTGAAGGAAATTCTTGCTCGCAACTTTGTCAACTACAAAGGCTGCTGTGAAAGGTGGGAGCTGCTAGAGAGGGTGACTCATCTTTATAAAGAGAAAGACCTTCAACATCTAG tTTCTGACACTGACAATCAAACTG GTGGTGCTGGGCTCCCTGACATGGAGGACAACCTCTGCAAAATCTGCATGGACGCCCCCATCGACTGTGTCCTGCTCGAATGCGGCCACATGGTCACCTGCACCAAGTGTGGGAAGCAGATGAACATATGTCCCATTTGCAGGCAGTACGTGATAAGGCCCGTCCACGTCTTTAAGTCCTAA